One part of the Mesomycoplasma conjunctivae genome encodes these proteins:
- a CDS encoding glycerophosphodiester phosphodiesterase family protein, giving the protein MPKKQLLIAHRGYSGIAPENTKLAFDLAYEFNFDGIELDVHLTKDNRLVVIHDEDTKRTAGVDKIIANSTLSELYNDDHSLHFQLETRKQRILTLEEFLDLYLDKFELINVEIKTDQTEYIGIERIIDDLSIRYGKDFFSKIIFSSFNFSTLERMFKLNSKYRLGFLFWTKTQLTSVSEKQIKQICKYLNPWVDLYDEEPEMIEAFGLPLNLWTVKSKARYLKYLDNKHVYSQISNYKYNKDIN; this is encoded by the coding sequence ATGCCTAAAAAGCAATTATTAATAGCACATCGAGGTTATTCAGGAATTGCACCTGAAAACACAAAACTAGCTTTTGATTTAGCATATGAATTTAATTTCGACGGAATCGAGCTAGATGTTCACTTAACCAAAGACAATAGATTGGTTGTCATTCATGATGAAGACACTAAAAGAACAGCAGGTGTTGATAAAATAATTGCAAATAGTACTTTATCTGAATTATATAATGATGATCATAGTTTACATTTTCAACTCGAGACACGCAAGCAAAGAATTTTAACACTTGAAGAATTTTTAGACCTTTACCTAGATAAGTTTGAATTAATTAATGTCGAAATTAAAACTGATCAAACTGAATATATTGGAATTGAAAGAATTATTGATGATTTATCAATCAGATATGGAAAAGACTTTTTTAGCAAAATAATTTTTTCATCTTTTAATTTTTCTACACTTGAGCGTATGTTTAAATTAAATTCTAAATATCGTCTTGGATTTCTATTTTGAACTAAAACTCAACTAACAAGTGTAAGTGAAAAGCAAATTAAACAAATTTGTAAATACCTCAATCCTTGAGTTGATTTATATGATGAAGAACCAGAAATGATTGAAGCTTTTGGTTTACCACTAAACTTATGAACTGTTAAATCAAAAGCACGTTACCTAAAATACTTAGATAACAAACATGTCTATAGTCAAATAAGTAACTATAAATATAATAAGGATATTAACTAA
- the ruvB gene encoding Holliday junction branch migration DNA helicase RuvB has protein sequence MQENLEIRPTSFEGFIGQKKIVQTLKVLIESSQKRKKTLDHVLFHGPPGTGKTTLANIIASMVNTKIKYVQGPLLEKKADVLAMLANITKDSVIFIDEIHGINKNIEELLYSAMEEFVIDLQIGVDGENKIMRMKLPNFTLIGASTKLSQISTPLQNRFGFIAKITEYSNEDMRQIIYNSAKKLHINLGASEIDYIVNFTNKTPRIANNLLKRIRDFALVQNIEKIDINIINKTFDSIGVYKNGLSETSVEYLKILHYIFKDKSVALDVLVGILKESRQTIIHIIEPLLVEKFYIEKTIRGRRITQQGVWYLESLTDNNVK, from the coding sequence ATGCAAGAGAATTTAGAAATTAGACCAACTTCTTTTGAAGGTTTCATAGGTCAGAAAAAAATTGTTCAAACTTTAAAAGTTTTAATAGAATCTAGTCAAAAAAGAAAGAAAACACTTGATCATGTCTTGTTTCATGGACCACCAGGAACTGGGAAAACTACACTTGCCAATATTATAGCTTCAATGGTTAATACAAAAATTAAGTATGTCCAAGGTCCTTTATTAGAGAAAAAAGCTGATGTTTTGGCGATGCTTGCTAATATTACAAAAGATAGCGTAATTTTTATTGATGAAATTCATGGTATTAATAAAAATATTGAAGAACTTCTTTATTCAGCAATGGAAGAATTTGTTATAGATTTACAAATTGGTGTAGACGGAGAAAACAAGATTATGCGCATGAAATTACCAAATTTTACTTTAATTGGTGCTTCTACTAAACTATCTCAAATTTCAACACCACTACAAAATCGTTTTGGTTTTATTGCAAAAATCACTGAATATAGTAATGAGGATATGAGACAAATTATTTATAATTCAGCTAAAAAATTACATATTAATTTAGGTGCAAGTGAAATTGATTATATTGTTAATTTTACAAATAAAACTCCAAGAATTGCAAATAATTTGCTAAAAAGAATACGCGATTTTGCCTTGGTTCAAAATATTGAAAAAATAGATATTAATATCATTAACAAAACTTTTGACAGCATCGGTGTTTATAAAAATGGATTAAGCGAAACATCAGTTGAATATTTAAAAATTTTACACTATATTTTTAAAGACAAATCGGTTGCTTTAGATGTACTAGTTGGGATTCTCAAAGAATCCAGACAAACTATTATTCATATTATAGAACCACTTTTAGTTGAAAAATTTTATATTGAAAAAACAATTAGAGGTCGTCGAATAACACAACAAGGAGTCTGGTATTTAGAAAGCTTAACAGATAATAATGTCAAATAA